One genomic region from Campylobacter concisus encodes:
- a CDS encoding response regulator, which produces MKILIVENEIYLAGSMASKLADFGYDCEIAKSVKEALKFENFDVVLLSTTLPGQDFYPVIEKFKNSIIILLIAYINSDTVLKPIQAGAVDYIQKPFMIEELVRKIKHFEEFRNFKNEIKNYESYVNYALKEYEISSFEAKKIKFPLLLKSSKSGYSDKFIFSYVKACKLPFLFLGKACFSELEKALAKNGDELIYMTNLEELKQEEKERILEICKKKKVAISTSDFAQKAPFDELELSGRDKNFNIDEIVTIDEYIKYIIVNYQDKFPDTELSKKLGISRKSLWEKRKKYDVSKKK; this is translated from the coding sequence ATGAAAATTTTAATAGTAGAAAATGAAATTTACTTAGCTGGCTCGATGGCTAGTAAACTAGCTGATTTTGGCTACGACTGCGAGATCGCAAAGAGCGTTAAAGAGGCATTGAAGTTTGAAAATTTTGATGTAGTGTTACTTTCTACCACACTCCCAGGGCAGGATTTTTACCCTGTTATCGAAAAATTTAAAAACTCTATCATTATTTTACTAATCGCTTATATCAATAGTGACACTGTGCTAAAACCAATCCAAGCAGGAGCGGTTGATTACATCCAAAAGCCATTTATGATAGAAGAGCTAGTTAGAAAGATAAAGCATTTTGAGGAATTTAGAAATTTCAAAAATGAAATCAAGAACTATGAAAGCTACGTAAATTACGCTTTAAAAGAGTACGAAATTTCTAGCTTTGAGGCAAAAAAGATAAAATTTCCACTGCTTTTAAAATCAAGCAAAAGCGGATATAGCGATAAATTTATATTTAGCTACGTAAAAGCTTGCAAATTACCATTTTTATTTTTAGGCAAAGCCTGTTTCTCTGAGCTTGAAAAGGCACTAGCCAAAAATGGTGATGAGCTAATCTATATGACAAATTTGGAGGAGCTAAAACAAGAAGAAAAAGAGAGAATTTTAGAAATTTGCAAAAAGAAAAAGGTTGCGATCTCAACTAGCGATTTTGCACAAAAAGCACCATTTGACGAGCTTGAACTTTCAGGACGCGATAAAAATTTCAATATCGATGAGATCGTTACGATCGATGAATACATAAAGTACATAATCGTTAATTATCAAGATAAATTTCCTGATACAGAACTTAGCAAAAAGCTTGGAATTTCTAGAAAATCACTTTGGGAAAAGAGAAAGAAATATGACGTCAGCAAGAAAAAATAG
- a CDS encoding Gfo/Idh/MocA family protein, giving the protein MKLKIGIVGYNLVGKRHYMELRRSDKFEVCGVFDKENRDDACRAPFFDEFKKFIEVAQPQAVVLCLPQHEIVEAFCQCAKYCQNILISRPVFKSVSELKEIKYASVVNKVRVCTGVDERFNPTIISLKKALLKEEEIYSISIAHFKPLCEGNIINELSLCDIDLAKNLVGSEVCNFFYTQANKTNTKVCDNVGINIKMKNQILVNITDSFCGSLERFKIEVNAKEGVYFGDLIDYKLHRVNENGQMNLKTDPLNNEIKAQYDAFYDLCQSGENIELSSIDDAIKIKELF; this is encoded by the coding sequence GTGAAACTCAAAATTGGCATTGTTGGATACAATCTAGTTGGCAAGCGGCACTATATGGAGCTGAGGCGTTCTGACAAATTTGAAGTTTGTGGAGTTTTTGATAAAGAAAATAGAGATGATGCTTGCAGAGCTCCGTTTTTTGATGAGTTTAAGAAATTTATAGAAGTAGCCCAGCCGCAAGCTGTCGTACTTTGTCTGCCTCAACATGAGATCGTAGAGGCCTTTTGTCAGTGTGCAAAATATTGTCAAAATATATTGATTTCAAGGCCTGTATTTAAAAGCGTAAGTGAGCTAAAAGAGATAAAATATGCGTCAGTTGTAAATAAAGTCAGAGTTTGTACTGGCGTTGATGAGCGCTTTAATCCGACCATCATTTCATTAAAAAAGGCACTTTTGAAAGAAGAAGAAATTTATAGCATTTCAATTGCGCATTTTAAACCACTTTGTGAGGGAAATATTATAAACGAGCTTTCGCTTTGCGATATAGATCTTGCTAAAAATTTAGTAGGTAGCGAAGTCTGCAATTTCTTTTATACTCAGGCAAATAAAACCAATACCAAAGTATGCGATAATGTTGGAATTAACATTAAAATGAAAAATCAAATTTTAGTAAATATTACCGATTCGTTCTGTGGTTCATTAGAACGTTTCAAAATAGAAGTAAATGCAAAAGAAGGTGTTTATTTTGGTGATCTTATTGATTATAAACTTCACAGAGTAAATGAAAATGGTCAGATGAATTTAAAAACCGATCCTTTAAACAATGAAATAAAAGCTCAATACGATGCTTTTTATGACCTTTGCCAAAGCGGCGAAAACATCGAACTTTCAAGTATTGACGATGCTATAAAAATTAAGGAGTTATTTTGA
- the thiC gene encoding phosphomethylpyrimidine synthase ThiC yields the protein MREKTQMHYARRGEITQEMSYVARIEGLSENLVMDEVAKGSIIIPANINHKNLKPMGIGRKLKTKINANIGNSSLSSDICAELRKLEICLEFGADTVMDLSTDGDLDSIRSAIIEHSSVPVGTVPMYEILKEAKEVTNITNELILEILEKQAKQGVSYFTIHAGFLREFLPLVKKRKMGIVSRGGSLSASYMSKLNRQNPFYEIFDEILEICARYDVSLSLGDGLRPGCLFDATDEAQLSELKVLGELTLRAWEKDVQVMIEGPGHVPLNQIEYNMKIEQELCHDAPFYVLGPLVSDIGAGYDHITSAIGGTMAAYHGASMLCYVTQKEHLGLPNENDVREGIVAHKIAAHAADVALGKAGAIEKDHEMSDARYAFDWNKQFELSFDPKKAKELHDESLPEEAFKSAHFCSMCGPKFCAYKISKDLEKEKNVK from the coding sequence ATGAGAGAAAAGACGCAGATGCATTATGCTAGGCGCGGCGAGATAACGCAAGAGATGAGCTATGTGGCAAGGATCGAAGGGCTTAGTGAAAATTTGGTGATGGATGAGGTTGCAAAAGGTAGCATCATCATCCCAGCAAATATAAATCATAAAAATTTAAAGCCAATGGGCATAGGCAGAAAGCTAAAGACAAAAATCAATGCAAATATTGGCAATTCAAGCTTAAGTAGCGATATTTGCGCTGAGCTTAGAAAGCTTGAAATTTGCCTCGAATTTGGCGCTGATACGGTTATGGATCTAAGTACAGACGGCGATTTAGACTCTATTAGAAGTGCGATCATCGAGCATTCAAGCGTGCCAGTTGGCACAGTGCCTATGTATGAAATTTTAAAAGAGGCAAAAGAGGTTACAAATATCACAAATGAGCTCATTTTAGAGATACTTGAAAAGCAAGCAAAGCAAGGAGTTAGTTACTTTACGATACACGCTGGCTTTTTGCGTGAGTTTTTGCCACTTGTTAAAAAGCGTAAAATGGGCATAGTAAGCCGCGGTGGCAGTTTAAGCGCAAGCTACATGTCAAAGTTAAATAGACAAAATCCTTTCTATGAAATTTTTGATGAAATTTTAGAAATTTGCGCAAGATATGATGTCTCGCTCTCGCTTGGCGATGGACTTCGCCCAGGATGCCTTTTTGATGCGACAGACGAGGCACAGCTTAGTGAACTAAAGGTGCTTGGAGAGCTAACGCTTCGTGCATGGGAAAAAGATGTGCAAGTGATGATTGAGGGTCCTGGTCATGTGCCATTAAATCAAATTGAGTATAATATGAAAATCGAACAAGAGCTCTGCCATGACGCCCCATTTTACGTGCTTGGACCGCTTGTCTCAGACATAGGTGCAGGATACGATCACATCACCTCGGCGATCGGTGGCACGATGGCGGCATATCACGGCGCTAGCATGCTTTGCTACGTGACGCAAAAAGAGCACCTTGGCTTGCCAAATGAAAATGACGTAAGGGAGGGCATCGTAGCTCATAAGATAGCAGCTCATGCCGCTGACGTCGCACTTGGTAAGGCGGGAGCGATCGAAAAAGATCACGAGATGAGCGATGCTAGATATGCATTTGACTGGAACAAGCAGTTTGAGCTAAGCTTTGATCCAAAAAAAGCAAAAGAGCTTCATGATGAGAGCTTGCCAGAAGAGGCGTTTAAGAGTGCTCATTTTTGTTCGATGTGCGGACCAAAATTTTGTGCATATAAAATTTCAAAAGATCTAGAAAAGGAGAAAAATGTTAAATAA
- a CDS encoding response regulator yields MKVQNNDIIDYLLQSGSSKTKDKKNSFDEILSLAMDKIASDAKISDKVEQFKKRLTEIGAVGFISELNSNKIEEKIAQKKKELTELLGIDDPAKTQDQKNELLKIMDKILSDYRKELNVALANQALLEKQKNLNSKSSNSVNLSSVLNELGLA; encoded by the coding sequence ATGAAGGTACAAAATAACGACATAATCGATTATTTATTGCAATCAGGCTCAAGCAAAACTAAAGATAAAAAAAATAGTTTTGATGAAATTTTAAGCCTTGCTATGGATAAGATCGCAAGCGATGCAAAAATTTCAGATAAAGTTGAACAGTTTAAAAAAAGGCTTACTGAAATCGGCGCAGTTGGTTTTATAAGCGAGTTAAATTCTAACAAGATAGAAGAGAAAATAGCCCAAAAGAAAAAGGAGCTAACAGAACTTCTAGGTATAGATGATCCCGCAAAAACACAGGATCAAAAGAATGAGCTGCTTAAGATAATGGATAAAATTTTGAGCGATTATCGCAAAGAGCTAAATGTAGCACTTGCTAATCAAGCTCTGCTAGAGAAGCAAAAAAATCTTAATAGTAAAAGTAGTAACTCGGTTAATCTAAGTTCTGTTTTAAATGAGCTAGGACTTGCTTAA
- a CDS encoding phosphatidylglycerophosphatase A family protein, which translates to MQKLFLTFFGFGLLPKAPGTWGSIAGAVVAYFVLYFLSSTTLFLASILLFLVSISVIDDFEKKVNSHDESFIVIDEVAGVWLAIAISGATISQLILSLMLFRVLDIKKPSIIGRIDRNVKGGLGVMGDDMVAGFFAGIISAIIYGAAIKFGITLP; encoded by the coding sequence ATGCAAAAACTATTTTTAACTTTTTTTGGATTTGGACTTTTACCAAAAGCACCTGGCACTTGGGGTTCTATTGCTGGCGCTGTAGTAGCTTATTTTGTGCTTTATTTTTTATCATCAACCACGCTTTTTCTAGCTAGTATTTTGCTATTTTTGGTAAGCATTAGTGTTATTGATGATTTTGAAAAAAAGGTAAATTCTCACGATGAAAGTTTTATCGTTATAGACGAAGTTGCTGGAGTTTGGCTTGCTATTGCCATTAGTGGAGCTACGATCTCTCAACTCATACTCTCACTTATGCTTTTTAGAGTGCTTGATATCAAAAAGCCTTCGATAATAGGCAGGATCGACCGCAATGTAAAAGGTGGCCTTGGCGTAATGGGCGATGATATGGTAGCTGGTTTTTTTGCTGGAATAATTAGCGCAATAATATACGGGGCTGCTATAAAATTTGGCATAACTTTGCCGTAA
- a CDS encoding bifunctional 2-C-methyl-D-erythritol 4-phosphate cytidylyltransferase/2-C-methyl-D-erythritol 2,4-cyclodiphosphate synthase, whose product MLDISLIMLGAGNSSRFELPVKKQWLRIGSDPLWLFATKNLSNFYTFKEIIVVSKECKYMSKFAPNYKFVDGGETRQDSLKNALELVSSEFVLVSDIARPCISSELFHKIIEAASQADCVVPALKIADTAYLGENVVDRDKVKLIQTPQLSRTALLKKALSSGEIYTDDSSAMRAIGASVWQILGDEMARKITYKEDLAKIPALKEPENEVFVGNGFDVHEFEKGRPLILCGEKIDYEFGLKAHSDGDVALHALTDAILGAAGLGDIGELFPDTDAKFKDISSIYLLEEAYKRVQSVGFVLTNADITIMAQKPKISKLKSKMEANIAKALNLSQNRINVKATTTEGLGFVGRCEGIAVMASASLKFYNWKQI is encoded by the coding sequence TTGCTTGATATATCACTTATAATGCTTGGAGCAGGAAATTCTAGCCGTTTTGAGCTACCAGTAAAGAAGCAATGGCTTCGTATAGGCAGTGACCCACTTTGGCTATTTGCCACTAAAAATTTGAGTAACTTTTACACATTTAAAGAGATAATAGTCGTTAGTAAAGAGTGCAAATACATGTCTAAATTTGCTCCAAATTATAAATTTGTTGATGGCGGCGAGACAAGGCAAGATAGCCTAAAAAACGCGCTCGAGCTAGTTAGTAGCGAATTTGTCCTAGTTAGCGACATCGCGCGCCCTTGCATTTCAAGCGAGCTTTTTCACAAAATTATAGAGGCAGCGAGTCAGGCTGATTGTGTGGTTCCAGCGCTAAAGATCGCAGACACTGCTTATCTTGGCGAAAATGTGGTTGATAGAGATAAAGTAAAACTTATCCAAACACCACAACTCTCTCGCACAGCACTTCTTAAAAAAGCTCTCAGTAGCGGTGAAATTTATACAGACGATAGCTCAGCTATGAGAGCCATTGGCGCAAGCGTATGGCAAATTTTAGGCGATGAAATGGCAAGAAAGATCACTTACAAAGAAGATCTTGCCAAAATTCCTGCTTTAAAAGAGCCAGAAAATGAAGTCTTTGTGGGAAATGGCTTTGATGTGCATGAGTTTGAAAAAGGTCGTCCTTTGATTCTTTGTGGCGAGAAGATCGACTATGAGTTTGGGCTAAAAGCTCACAGCGATGGCGACGTGGCGCTTCATGCGCTAACTGACGCTATCTTGGGAGCTGCTGGCCTTGGCGATATAGGTGAGCTTTTTCCTGATACGGATGCTAAATTTAAAGATATTAGCTCCATTTACTTGCTTGAGGAAGCTTACAAAAGGGTGCAAAGTGTGGGCTTTGTGCTAACAAACGCTGATATCACGATAATGGCACAAAAACCAAAAATTTCAAAACTAAAGTCAAAAATGGAGGCAAATATCGCAAAAGCTCTAAATTTAAGCCAAAACCGCATAAATGTAAAGGCAACGACTACTGAAGGTCTTGGCTTTGTAGGTAGATGCGAAGGGATCGCTGTAATGGCAAGTGCAAGCCTTAAATTTTATAACTGGAAGCAAATATGA
- a CDS encoding Mrp/NBP35 family ATP-binding protein — protein MLNKEEVLNRLKGVIYPGFEKDIVSFGFVKNVEIGEKILIDIEIVSSSSDVANELKTDIKRVMGSNEYVLNLIQPKIPEEKSNTQSGKNIAPQVKNFVMVSSGKGGVGKSTTTLNLAISMAKLGKKVGILDADIYGPNIPRMLGEVNTQPQVVGNKLKPILSHGVEMMSMGVLMEEGMSLIWRGSMIMKAIEQLLKDVLWSELDVLFLDMPPGTGDAQLTLAQSVPVTAGVCVTTPQVVALDDSKRALDMFEKLHIPIAGVIENMSGFICPDNGKEYDIFGKGTTEEIAKAYNTQILAEIPIEPAVRVGGDNGKPVSFYEPNSVTAKRYESAAARLWEVIENINSDGGADNSAIQPVNDGKSACSK, from the coding sequence ATGTTAAATAAAGAAGAGGTCTTAAATAGACTAAAAGGTGTTATTTATCCTGGTTTTGAAAAAGATATAGTTAGCTTTGGCTTTGTAAAAAATGTTGAAATAGGTGAGAAAATTTTGATCGATATCGAGATAGTTAGCTCAAGCTCTGATGTGGCAAACGAGCTAAAAACGGACATCAAACGCGTCATGGGCTCAAATGAGTATGTGCTAAATTTGATCCAGCCAAAGATACCTGAGGAGAAAAGTAACACTCAAAGTGGCAAAAATATCGCACCTCAAGTTAAAAATTTCGTAATGGTAAGCTCTGGAAAAGGCGGCGTTGGTAAATCAACTACAACGCTAAATTTAGCCATCTCAATGGCAAAACTAGGCAAAAAAGTGGGAATTTTAGACGCTGACATCTACGGACCAAATATCCCAAGAATGCTTGGCGAAGTAAATACTCAGCCACAAGTCGTTGGTAACAAGCTAAAACCGATACTTAGTCACGGAGTTGAGATGATGAGTATGGGCGTTTTGATGGAAGAGGGCATGAGCCTCATCTGGCGTGGCTCGATGATAATGAAAGCGATCGAGCAGCTGCTAAAAGACGTACTTTGGAGCGAACTTGATGTCTTGTTTCTTGACATGCCTCCAGGAACGGGCGACGCACAGCTAACTCTAGCTCAAAGCGTGCCAGTAACGGCAGGTGTCTGCGTCACAACGCCACAAGTGGTAGCACTTGACGATAGCAAGCGTGCGCTTGATATGTTTGAGAAACTTCACATCCCAATCGCTGGTGTCATCGAAAATATGAGTGGTTTCATCTGCCCAGATAACGGCAAAGAGTACGACATCTTTGGCAAAGGTACGACTGAAGAGATAGCAAAAGCTTACAATACGCAAATTTTAGCTGAAATCCCTATCGAGCCAGCTGTTCGCGTGGGTGGCGATAATGGTAAGCCAGTTAGCTTCTACGAGCCAAACTCAGTCACTGCAAAACGCTACGAGAGCGCGGCTGCTAGACTTTGGGAAGTGATAGAAAATATAAATAGTGATGGCGGAGCTGATAACTCAGCAATCCAACCAGTAAATGACGGCAAGAGTGCTTGCTCGAAGTAA
- a CDS encoding sulfate adenylyltransferase: MTSARKNSEISINTEVFGALELIKNKILSDYDSLMDDEQIKEVSKKGYFNGEPMPYSFGFAPFGELNQNITSKLTPGQRVNLSLDGKIVGHINVAKVFKFDESMRAKNIFLANEASNDKELNLGKYGISGEFELYDESIQISKNALNDLIKEDGAKKITAVFLTADPFNRAHERLVRMTIDKADLVIIFLIRTREEKHVDYEIRKQVLDYFIQNYLPIKKVFVFALKNTTLFSSHANPTLECIAASRFGANKLVIGQNHSGIGMFFDHNEAHTILDIYKNDLNLEVIVLPELVYCNKCKTLVSTKSCPHGQHHQIKYHPDVIKELLFNGIMPPAILVRPEISAIVLSKLFTNRFKDVQKLCDDLFVNSGLLENKTDRDFYEELMKLYQTSSMT; encoded by the coding sequence ATGACGTCAGCAAGAAAAAATAGCGAAATTTCAATCAATACCGAAGTTTTTGGTGCTTTGGAGCTAATAAAAAATAAAATTCTCTCAGATTATGACTCGCTGATGGATGATGAACAGATAAAAGAGGTGAGTAAAAAGGGCTATTTTAATGGCGAGCCGATGCCGTATTCTTTTGGATTTGCTCCATTTGGTGAGCTAAATCAAAATATTACTAGCAAGCTTACTCCTGGGCAAAGGGTAAATCTAAGTCTTGATGGTAAGATCGTTGGACACATCAATGTTGCCAAGGTTTTTAAATTTGACGAGAGCATGAGGGCTAAAAATATATTTTTAGCAAATGAAGCCAGCAATGATAAAGAGCTAAATTTAGGCAAATACGGCATTAGTGGTGAATTTGAGCTTTATGATGAAAGTATACAAATAAGCAAAAATGCACTAAATGATCTAATAAAAGAAGATGGCGCTAAAAAGATAACGGCGGTCTTTTTAACGGCTGATCCATTTAATAGAGCTCACGAGCGCCTTGTTAGAATGACTATTGACAAGGCTGATTTAGTAATCATTTTTTTAATACGAACACGCGAAGAAAAACACGTTGATTACGAGATTAGAAAGCAAGTGCTAGACTATTTTATACAAAATTATTTGCCAATAAAAAAGGTCTTTGTCTTTGCTCTAAAAAACACGACTCTTTTTAGCTCACACGCGAACCCAACACTTGAGTGTATCGCTGCTTCAAGATTTGGAGCAAATAAGCTAGTCATCGGGCAAAACCACTCAGGAATTGGAATGTTTTTTGATCACAATGAAGCTCATACGATTCTTGATATTTATAAAAACGACCTAAATTTAGAGGTAATCGTACTGCCAGAGCTAGTTTATTGCAATAAATGCAAAACACTAGTTAGCACCAAAAGTTGCCCACACGGACAACACCATCAGATCAAATATCATCCAGATGTTATCAAGGAGCTGCTATTTAACGGCATTATGCCACCAGCCATTCTTGTGAGGCCAGAAATTTCTGCAATAGTTTTAAGCAAACTCTTTACAAATCGATTCAAAGATGTGCAAAAGCTTTGCGATGACCTTTTTGTAAATTCAGGACTGCTTGAAAACAAAACTGACCGTGACTTTTACGAAGAGCTTATGAAACTTTATCAAACATCCTCGATGACTTAA
- the hemH gene encoding ferrochelatase: protein MKKKALLLLNMGGANNLDDVEIFLKNMFDDPYILGIKNKFLRKLVAFMIVKGRLKAAQHNYKQIGGKSPICELTKKLCDKISSFENEFSAIDFAMNYTSPFTKEVLKKYENFDEIVLLPLYPHHSKTTISSSLDDFKKAKDELGVKARILLCDTFYDDENYNKIIISHINKTISGIDTSDVSLIFSAHSLPQKIIDKGDVYEKHINEHVQILSKMIKDSGLNFKEINLAYQSRLGPVKWLEPSLNEILAKCKSKKALIYPLSFCIDNSETIFELVIEYAKIAKELNFSFYKVVWCPNFSDEFASFILQKAKTAKETNF from the coding sequence TTGAAGAAAAAGGCACTTTTGCTTTTAAATATGGGTGGTGCAAATAACCTTGATGATGTAGAAATTTTTTTAAAAAATATGTTTGATGATCCATATATTTTGGGCATAAAAAATAAATTTTTAAGAAAACTTGTAGCTTTTATGATAGTAAAAGGTAGACTAAAGGCTGCACAGCACAACTATAAACAAATCGGTGGCAAGTCGCCTATTTGTGAGCTTACAAAAAAGCTTTGCGATAAAATTTCAAGCTTTGAAAATGAGTTTAGTGCGATTGATTTTGCGATGAACTATACTTCGCCTTTTACAAAAGAAGTGCTGAAAAAATATGAAAATTTTGATGAGATAGTACTTTTGCCACTTTATCCTCATCACTCTAAAACCACGATATCTTCTAGTTTGGATGATTTTAAAAAAGCAAAAGACGAACTGGGGGTTAAGGCTAGAATTTTACTTTGCGATACCTTTTATGACGATGAGAACTATAATAAAATCATAATTTCCCACATAAATAAAACCATAAGTGGTATAGACACAAGCGATGTAAGCTTAATTTTTTCAGCTCATTCGTTGCCTCAAAAAATTATCGATAAAGGCGATGTTTACGAAAAGCATATAAATGAGCATGTGCAAATTTTAAGTAAAATGATAAAAGATAGCGGATTAAACTTCAAAGAGATAAATTTAGCCTACCAATCGCGCCTTGGCCCTGTAAAATGGCTAGAGCCCTCACTAAATGAAATTTTGGCAAAGTGTAAGAGTAAAAAGGCTCTTATCTATCCACTCTCTTTTTGTATAGATAACTCTGAGACTATTTTTGAGCTAGTTATTGAGTATGCAAAGATCGCAAAAGAGCTAAATTTTAGCTTCTACAAGGTTGTTTGGTGCCCAAATTTTAGTGATGAGTTTGCTAGTTTTATCTTACAAAAAGCAAAAACAGCCAAAGAGACTAACTTTTAG